A single genomic interval of Sphingobacteriales bacterium harbors:
- a CDS encoding PP2C family protein-serine/threonine phosphatase yields MAILKKSVAGRFYWLLISIVCLLAAALLAGFANYHIHSLLAANTLYIVGCVAILYFFERDSRQAQLHDWQALMQRSLYVGGAISGVALLHNYLKTEILAPSIKSGGEVMVFNWPYTFEGITAAASFAFFAHTLIVFRRLIYQKRSSAIVQRWNLILLIMAIIAVASLQILPIPIFVNIVLLITGVITGAFLGVRINWIVLLNYNEKLKMGGIMVLLILMAGVILNEWIVLNCPAFILNPPEQNNFQVFVMAAVVFYAVFATLGLGFNLPLASAIEAQRQEIRSFQEISGAINRESIEQIITRIFKLCCNQHPDNAGWLLWPSHKQLYLRHEIDLIDAQVLTLRCQIETWLEKADKPYFYERNLEKAKLNTGLNNPYNSLLVLPLFTTEGTFIAAICLVQTYANAFDLPAINGLVSYIEQGRIAYQNTHLLQQSAANERLRQEVKIATQIQQALLPRNFPDSNWFEMAAYARSASEVGGDYYDFYQPTPQQLAVVIGDVSGKGISAAFYMAQLKGIFQSISPTVQNPTQFLQQANVAVSACLGRNSFITLTYILFDAEANKAIWTRAGHCPTAFFRMKTAASYLPGEGVGLGIIRNTSYNNFIDTQQQTLQPNDVFVLYTDGLIEGRNPQTNELWGYENLKNCLSKNAHLNSADIKNAIVEAFIEFTQKTPTDFLDDDTTLVVIKIKAN; encoded by the coding sequence ATGGCCATATTAAAAAAAAGTGTGGCAGGGCGTTTTTATTGGTTGCTAATAAGCATAGTTTGCCTGTTAGCTGCTGCTTTATTGGCCGGTTTTGCCAACTACCATATTCATTCTTTGTTAGCTGCCAACACCCTGTATATAGTAGGTTGTGTGGCAATATTGTACTTTTTTGAACGCGACTCGCGCCAGGCACAATTACACGATTGGCAAGCCCTAATGCAACGGAGTCTTTATGTGGGGGGCGCTATTTCGGGGGTAGCCTTATTGCACAACTACCTAAAAACTGAAATTTTAGCCCCCAGTATTAAGTCCGGAGGCGAGGTAATGGTTTTTAATTGGCCATATACTTTTGAAGGGATAACCGCTGCGGCAAGTTTTGCCTTTTTTGCGCATACTCTTATTGTTTTTCGGCGGCTAATTTACCAAAAACGAAGTTCGGCCATTGTGCAACGCTGGAATTTAATACTTTTAATTATGGCCATTATAGCTGTTGCTTCGTTGCAAATACTGCCCATACCCATTTTTGTAAATATTGTATTGCTTATTACTGGCGTAATTACCGGCGCTTTTTTGGGCGTGCGCATAAATTGGATTGTACTACTAAATTACAACGAAAAACTTAAAATGGGCGGCATAATGGTGCTACTTATTTTAATGGCAGGTGTAATTTTAAACGAATGGATAGTGCTAAATTGCCCTGCTTTTATTTTGAACCCTCCTGAACAGAATAATTTTCAGGTTTTTGTAATGGCGGCAGTTGTTTTTTATGCCGTTTTTGCCACACTTGGTCTTGGCTTTAATTTGCCATTAGCATCGGCCATTGAAGCCCAACGCCAAGAAATACGCAGTTTTCAAGAAATATCCGGAGCTATTAACCGCGAAAGTATCGAGCAAATTATAACCCGCATTTTTAAACTATGTTGTAACCAACACCCCGACAATGCCGGATGGCTGCTTTGGCCCAGCCATAAACAATTATATTTGCGCCACGAAATTGATTTGATAGATGCACAAGTTTTAACGTTAAGGTGTCAAATTGAAACATGGCTCGAAAAAGCCGACAAACCCTATTTTTACGAACGCAACCTCGAAAAAGCCAAACTTAATACCGGACTTAATAACCCTTACAATTCGTTATTAGTACTACCTCTATTTACCACCGAAGGCACTTTTATTGCCGCTATATGTTTAGTACAAACTTACGCTAATGCCTTCGATTTACCCGCTATTAATGGCTTAGTCAGCTATATTGAACAAGGTCGAATTGCTTACCAAAATACCCACCTTTTGCAACAAAGTGCAGCCAACGAACGGCTAAGGCAAGAGGTAAAAATAGCCACCCAAATACAACAAGCACTACTGCCCCGCAATTTTCCTGATAGCAATTGGTTTGAAATGGCCGCCTACGCCCGTAGCGCCAGCGAAGTAGGCGGCGACTATTACGATTTTTATCAGCCAACGCCCCAACAATTAGCCGTAGTTATCGGAGACGTATCGGGCAAAGGCATTTCGGCAGCGTTTTATATGGCACAACTTAAAGGCATATTTCAAAGTATAAGTCCAACGGTGCAAAACCCCACCCAATTTTTGCAGCAGGCAAATGTAGCAGTTAGTGCTTGTTTAGGCCGCAATAGTTTTATTACCTTAACTTATATATTGTTCGATGCCGAGGCAAACAAAGCAATATGGACCAGAGCGGGGCATTGCCCAACAGCTTTCTTCCGGATGAAAACTGCTGCCAGCTATTTGCCTGGCGAGGGAGTGGGCTTGGGCATAATTCGCAATACCAGCTACAACAACTTTATTGACACCCAACAACAAACCCTACAACCCAATGATGTATTTGTGCTTTATACCGATGGGCTTATTGAAGGTCGAAACCCCCAAACAAACGAACTTTGGGGCTACGAAAACCTTAAAAATTGCCTAAGCAAAAACGCTCATTTAAACAGCGCAGACATTAAAAATGCTATTGTTGAGGCATTTATTGAGTTTACTCAAAAAACGCCCACCGATTTTTTAGACGACGATACCACCCTTGTTGTGATAAAAATTAAAGCAAACTAA
- a CDS encoding gliding motility-associated C-terminal domain-containing protein produces the protein MPTPNDTICPNATIDLTAVVTGGAGISTDKTLEWSTGAGNVYTITVNPNGTTTYSVTVTDLCGNIAIDDITIWEDGSPTPVEIIDPGLLCKNNTTIFLQATPPGGTWSGSGITNPNTGAFNPSLANPPYTITYNYTNDCGINSSDQITLNVKDLPTANFLGGAQLCSNSGSTTTLTISLTGTAPWTLTYSTPSGANLTVTINSSPYTLTVTEMGTYTITNVTDSKPCSNTGNTAQVTPVVITANLSKTDPICNNDTNGTITLNPNGGKPPYTITWSDPSLGNLTNVSGLAAGVYSVTVTDADGCLTTATVTLLNPPLPTPPTVPSPTYCQGDPIGTIAAGLPNGTTAQWYTLIPPDTTLVYTGNPFDPTPFADTNTPAIYNFMVTTLSPAGCQSLPTLFNITINPTPNPEFTNTVAICIGDSLLITALNGNSNGNYQWFDAPPPGGNLITGYIDPTSTTTYYLLFTDALTGCTQTTPASVIVNPLPTPAIIGPTIICPTDTATLTASGGVFYLWSTADTTATINTPNAGTYSVTVTDGNGCINTTQHTITIDDLKINATKQDILCPGDLGSIDVTINGGIPPINFTWIGPTNIGNQTAGIGLQPGIYGITATDAVGCADSITLEIIDYSVVMTVEISGVDANCFAEPSGSIELVVSGGAQPVTIVWDGATNISPNNYSPINLLAGTYTATVTDANGCVQVVSITINQPPTVLINFNAIEPLCFGGDAFLEAEIFGGVPPYVYDWQPQGQTTDTLTVKAGTYTLEITDSHGCKYKKSVTINEPPLLEITAAVPTPDYCDQTNGEISLSTNGGTMPYNYVWSPDVGNNTANVSGLNSGTYYVTVTDVNGCKDSSLAVIDSVAGPIAGLPIVTPAICAQNNGTIEVFVTQGSPPYVYIWGGLPNQTTAFADSLAPGTYTITATDIHNCTVEMTATIVALPPPQIDAITVINDACGQGIGSIEVSASGGTGPLLFTWSYPAWNGLDSISGVLGGSYSVTVTDSIGCVVTTAITVPTDPAPQIISAIIGPSHCGQTDGSLNVVALGGTGNLTYQWTPDIGNSTYISGLSANTYNLVVIDERGCTTDTTLTIPDLPAPIIAQIVVTPNYCEQNNGTATVQLNHLGNTNLSELLFIWSHDPLLNSPQATGLTTGNYQITVTDNFGCQDTMSFEILPILPPELSLVNLINEKCTKSNGLIEVTANGGSGALTYTWSPAINNSGLLNNISAGTYSVTVTDAAGCTDEASFEITDSPGPNLSLIEVVDAHCDSFDGSIKVNASGGTAPLKFSWSHDLALNTSDALNIKAGAYSVTVIDANNCIATLTAKVNNQAGPKIAPVLTTDEACGQTNGQIEVKVTGGLEPYTYQWADNILLNTNTRTNLSAGVYNLTVTDAFGCSDIKTFTLNNSLPPTVSVATTPSSCGQADGTTNLSVTGGLTPYNYAWDNGQNSANLSGLKAGTYVVTVTDAAGCQTIVSADISDLGAPQIAITQQQNATCGQANGSAEVNASGGTGTLALIWSSGETGSMLSGKMPGFYSVTVTDANGCSASATLEIADSPGPSLALTSINKANCGQANGAATVTATGGNGNLLFAWSHDAALIGPDATGLPVGSYSVTVTDENGCSTAINFNLDEEAAPTLTVVGTTPAGCNLSDGSATVNGQGGTAPLTYAWSHNPALNSTTANNIASGNYTITVTDAKGCSATVDLTVLSLEAPIITSIDIVNAICGNKNGAATVNFSGGTAPFTFTWSHDALLNNPTANNLDAGAYAVTLTDGKNCTAIASFNITQAAGPTINLLSQANPTCSQNNGAIEIEVIGGSNGVNITWLPNVDNNGQSSANNLPPGVYTISAIDANNCIAELTVLLTDSPGAGANLTTTDAHCGQSDGSISVTTTSGTLPLSFNWSDSNLVGPNQLSLAAGAYSLTITDALGCQVVLDTIINDIPGPSLTVVSTTNSSCGQADGMATLLADGGTGGYTWAWLPNVASAETAQNLLAGLYQITVTDAVGCAANLSFEIKDANAPTLSIIQINPEICSQNNGSILVTATGGDGNYTFTWSHDASLNSPEALALTSGNYSVTVTDGMGCKAVINAEVPFIEGPSISANATNDFCNQNLGSITSFPAGGDGNYTFTWSHDANLNSPEAMDLASGNYSVTVTDGNGCTSLANATVDNILGPNLSVIASKMATCNQANGTATVLATGGDGNYTFSWSHDASLNSPEALGLASGNYSVTVTDGNGCTAAVSFDISNTDSPVLSLEQTTPTHCAQANGIASVTATGGDGNYTFTWSHDANLNNPEALGLASGNYGVTVTDGMGCTATIDFVIPDLPGVALDSISAMPTPCAESLGSATVVATGGQLPYSFEWNTTPPQTTATATNLPPGNYVVTVTDAWGCQITANVIVEGILPAFTLNCSEATGQTITVEWTTPTGVLFYEVIIDANSPLTLPANTNSYTVTDLLPNTAVSVTITPGLPAVCGLVEPLTVICTTLPCEPIDPVITGFEPSYCQADTPVQLIATPQGGTFSGKGVSASGLFDPSLAGAGTHQIIYQYSNEFGCPYSTDILITVYEMPVAAFANTPVICLGDALVLEFTGIAPANAELLWQVGTATFEGFGPHTIYPEETGWLPVLLTINANGCSSTAKEEVGVSAAHVQTIDDQTVWYGESVVLETTGSSVLNGELTYLWDDAYEPPAHPLVPLPTSIAGSNEVSPTVTPSATGWYYIALQDEYGCKAADTVKITVKHPNSFVIPNAFSPNNDGVNDIFKIDGFNIAQIDLMIYNRWGEQVFKVESVPLTTGWNGIYKEQICEVAVFVYYAVVYYYDGSKEVQKGNVTLLR, from the coding sequence ATGCCGACCCCCAATGATACCATTTGCCCCAACGCCACCATTGACCTTACCGCTGTTGTTACAGGTGGGGCGGGTATATCAACAGATAAAACCTTAGAATGGAGCACCGGTGCCGGCAATGTTTACACCATTACAGTAAATCCAAACGGCACTACTACTTACAGCGTTACCGTTACCGACCTTTGCGGTAATATTGCCATAGACGATATTACCATTTGGGAAGATGGCTCGCCTACACCCGTTGAAATTATAGACCCCGGACTATTGTGTAAAAACAATACAACCATTTTTTTACAAGCCACGCCGCCGGGCGGCACTTGGTCGGGGTCGGGAATAACCAACCCTAATACGGGTGCTTTTAATCCGTCTTTGGCTAACCCACCTTATACCATAACGTATAACTATACCAACGATTGTGGCATTAACTCCTCTGATCAAATTACCCTCAATGTTAAAGACCTGCCCACTGCTAATTTTTTAGGAGGCGCGCAACTTTGCAGTAATTCCGGAAGCACTACTACCCTAACCATCAGTTTGACCGGCACCGCGCCATGGACATTAACATACAGCACACCAAGCGGAGCAAATCTAACTGTTACCATTAACAGCTCGCCCTATACCCTTACCGTTACCGAAATGGGTACTTATACCATTACAAATGTAACCGACTCAAAACCTTGTAGCAATACAGGTAATACCGCTCAGGTTACGCCAGTAGTTATCACGGCCAATCTTAGTAAAACCGACCCAATTTGTAATAACGATACAAACGGCACTATTACTTTAAATCCAAACGGTGGCAAACCGCCTTATACAATTACTTGGAGCGACCCCTCATTGGGTAATCTCACTAATGTATCCGGATTAGCTGCTGGCGTTTACAGCGTTACCGTTACAGATGCCGATGGTTGCCTTACCACCGCTACTGTTACCCTTCTTAACCCGCCGCTACCCACCCCGCCAACTGTGCCATCGCCTACTTATTGTCAAGGCGATCCTATTGGCACCATTGCCGCCGGGCTGCCCAATGGCACCACTGCCCAATGGTACACCCTAATACCCCCCGATACCACCTTAGTATATACAGGCAACCCTTTCGACCCAACCCCTTTTGCCGATACTAATACCCCGGCCATCTATAATTTTATGGTTACTACCTTGTCGCCCGCAGGTTGCCAAAGCCTGCCCACCCTGTTTAATATAACCATTAACCCTACGCCTAATCCTGAATTTACTAATACAGTTGCCATTTGTATTGGCGACTCCCTGTTAATAACTGCGTTAAATGGCAACAGTAATGGCAATTATCAATGGTTTGATGCTCCGCCGCCCGGTGGCAACCTAATTACAGGCTATATTGACCCCACAAGCACCACTACCTACTATTTGCTGTTTACCGATGCCCTAACCGGATGCACCCAAACTACCCCTGCTTCCGTAATAGTAAACCCTTTGCCTACACCCGCCATTATAGGCCCAACCATTATTTGCCCTACCGATACAGCAACGCTAACTGCTTCTGGCGGGGTGTTTTACTTGTGGTCAACTGCCGATACCACCGCCACCATTAATACGCCCAATGCAGGCACTTATAGTGTTACAGTTACTGATGGCAACGGCTGTATTAATACAACCCAACATACCATAACAATTGATGACCTAAAAATAAACGCCACCAAACAAGATATTTTATGCCCTGGCGATTTAGGCAGTATTGATGTAACCATAAACGGCGGAATACCTCCCATTAATTTCACTTGGATAGGCCCAACTAATATTGGCAACCAAACCGCTGGAATTGGCTTGCAGCCGGGTATTTATGGAATTACTGCCACCGATGCAGTGGGCTGCGCCGACAGCATTACTCTTGAAATAATTGACTATTCGGTAGTAATGACTGTTGAAATATCCGGTGTAGATGCCAACTGTTTTGCCGAACCATCCGGAAGTATTGAGTTAGTGGTTAGCGGCGGCGCTCAACCCGTTACCATTGTTTGGGATGGAGCAACAAATATTTCGCCGAACAATTACAGTCCAATAAACTTGCTGGCCGGCACCTATACAGCTACCGTTACCGATGCGAATGGCTGTGTGCAAGTAGTTTCTATAACTATTAATCAACCGCCAACTGTGCTTATAAATTTTAACGCCATTGAACCACTTTGTTTTGGTGGCGATGCCTTTTTGGAAGCCGAAATTTTTGGCGGCGTACCACCATATGTTTACGATTGGCAGCCTCAAGGCCAAACCACTGACACGCTTACTGTAAAGGCGGGCACTTATACCCTCGAAATTACCGATTCACATGGTTGTAAATACAAAAAATCGGTTACTATTAACGAGCCTCCTCTATTAGAAATTACTGCCGCTGTCCCAACTCCCGATTATTGCGACCAAACAAATGGAGAGATTTCATTATCTACCAACGGCGGAACAATGCCATATAATTACGTATGGAGCCCTGACGTAGGCAACAATACAGCTAATGTTTCCGGATTAAACTCGGGCACTTATTATGTAACCGTTACCGATGTTAATGGCTGTAAAGACTCGTCTTTGGCCGTTATTGACTCTGTTGCAGGCCCAATTGCTGGCCTGCCTATTGTAACTCCTGCTATTTGTGCGCAAAACAATGGCACTATTGAAGTGTTCGTAACGCAAGGCAGCCCTCCTTATGTCTATATATGGGGCGGCCTGCCTAACCAAACAACTGCTTTTGCTGATAGTCTTGCCCCCGGCACTTATACAATTACTGCTACCGATATTCATAACTGCACAGTAGAAATGACGGCTACAATTGTGGCTTTACCACCTCCTCAAATAGACGCTATTACAGTTATTAACGATGCCTGCGGTCAAGGCATTGGCAGTATTGAAGTTAGCGCATCGGGTGGCACAGGCCCTTTGCTGTTTACTTGGTCTTATCCGGCATGGAACGGCCTCGACTCAATAAGTGGTGTATTGGGCGGTAGTTATTCTGTTACAGTTACCGACTCAATAGGTTGCGTTGTTACAACAGCTATTACAGTGCCTACCGACCCAGCCCCACAAATTATAAGTGCCATCATTGGCCCTTCGCACTGTGGGCAAACCGATGGCAGTTTAAATGTGGTGGCGTTAGGCGGAACGGGCAACCTAACCTATCAATGGACCCCGGACATAGGAAATAGTACCTATATTTCCGGATTAAGCGCCAACACCTACAATTTAGTAGTTATTGACGAGCGGGGTTGTACCACAGATACCACCCTAACTATTCCTGATTTGCCTGCGCCCATCATTGCCCAAATAGTTGTAACACCAAACTACTGCGAACAAAATAATGGCACCGCCACCGTACAACTAAACCACTTAGGAAATACAAATTTAAGCGAGTTGTTATTTATATGGTCGCACGACCCCCTGCTAAATAGCCCACAGGCCACCGGATTAACCACAGGCAACTATCAAATAACAGTTACCGATAATTTTGGCTGCCAAGATACTATGAGTTTTGAAATATTGCCCATTTTGCCACCCGAGCTAAGTTTGGTCAATCTAATAAACGAAAAATGCACCAAAAGCAACGGCTTGATTGAGGTAACTGCTAATGGCGGTTCAGGTGCTTTAACTTATACTTGGTCTCCGGCAATCAATAACTCCGGATTATTAAACAATATCAGCGCAGGTACGTATAGCGTTACCGTTACTGATGCCGCTGGCTGTACCGACGAAGCCAGTTTTGAAATAACCGACTCGCCTGGGCCAAATCTTAGTTTAATTGAAGTGGTTGACGCCCATTGCGATAGTTTTGACGGCTCAATAAAAGTAAATGCTTCCGGAGGAACAGCACCGCTTAAGTTTTCATGGTCTCACGATTTGGCCTTAAATACCAGCGATGCCTTAAACATAAAAGCGGGGGCATATAGTGTTACCGTTATTGATGCTAACAACTGTATTGCAACGCTTACGGCAAAGGTAAATAACCAAGCCGGCCCCAAAATTGCACCCGTTTTAACTACTGACGAAGCCTGCGGGCAAACAAATGGTCAAATAGAGGTAAAAGTAACAGGTGGCCTTGAACCCTACACTTATCAATGGGCCGATAATATTTTACTTAACACCAACACACGTACTAACCTTAGTGCAGGTGTATATAACCTAACTGTAACAGATGCTTTTGGTTGCAGCGACATTAAAACTTTTACTTTAAACAATTCGTTGCCACCTACTGTATCGGTTGCTACCACACCTTCGAGCTGCGGACAAGCCGACGGAACTACTAATTTATCGGTAACAGGCGGATTAACACCTTATAACTATGCTTGGGATAACGGTCAAAACTCAGCCAACCTATCCGGATTAAAAGCAGGAACCTATGTTGTAACCGTTACTGATGCTGCTGGCTGCCAAACTATTGTCAGCGCGGATATTTCGGACTTAGGTGCGCCACAAATTGCTATTACGCAACAACAAAACGCTACCTGTGGGCAAGCCAACGGTAGTGCCGAAGTCAATGCCTCGGGCGGCACAGGGACATTGGCTTTGATTTGGTCGAGTGGCGAAACAGGCAGTATGCTATCCGGAAAAATGCCCGGTTTTTATAGTGTTACCGTTACCGATGCCAATGGATGCTCAGCCTCGGCAACTCTTGAAATTGCCGATTCGCCCGGACCTTCTTTAGCGCTTACTTCTATAAATAAAGCTAACTGCGGCCAAGCTAATGGTGCAGCAACGGTAACAGCTACTGGTGGTAATGGCAATTTGTTGTTTGCATGGAGCCATGATGCCGCATTAATTGGCCCAGATGCTACCGGCTTACCAGTAGGGAGTTACAGCGTAACAGTTACCGATGAAAACGGATGTAGCACCGCTATTAATTTTAATTTAGACGAAGAAGCTGCTCCTACACTTACCGTTGTTGGCACTACTCCGGCCGGATGTAACCTGTCTGATGGAAGTGCCACCGTTAACGGACAAGGTGGAACTGCACCTCTTACTTATGCGTGGAGCCATAACCCTGCGCTTAACAGCACTACAGCTAATAATATTGCTTCAGGTAATTACACTATAACAGTTACCGATGCTAAAGGTTGCTCGGCAACCGTTGATTTAACCGTATTGAGTTTAGAAGCACCGATTATTACAAGTATTGATATTGTAAATGCCATTTGTGGCAATAAAAATGGGGCAGCTACGGTTAATTTTTCGGGAGGTACTGCGCCTTTTACCTTCACTTGGAGCCATGATGCCTTGTTAAACAACCCAACTGCCAACAATTTAGATGCAGGTGCGTATGCAGTTACATTAACCGATGGTAAAAATTGTACTGCCATTGCAAGTTTTAATATTACACAAGCAGCGGGGCCAACTATAAATTTGCTGAGTCAAGCGAACCCTACTTGTTCGCAAAATAATGGTGCCATTGAGATAGAAGTAATTGGAGGCAGTAATGGCGTAAACATAACTTGGCTGCCCAATGTGGATAATAATGGACAAAGCTCGGCTAATAATTTGCCTCCCGGTGTTTATACCATATCGGCTATAGATGCAAACAACTGCATTGCCGAGTTAACTGTTTTGCTGACTGACTCGCCAGGTGCTGGGGCAAACCTAACCACCACCGATGCACATTGCGGCCAATCCGACGGCTCTATATCCGTTACTACTACAAGTGGCACTTTGCCTTTAAGTTTCAACTGGTCGGACTCAAATTTAGTTGGCCCTAATCAGCTAAGCCTTGCCGCCGGCGCATATAGCCTAACTATTACCGATGCCTTAGGCTGCCAGGTTGTGCTCGACACTATAATCAACGACATTCCTGGCCCAAGTCTTACCGTAGTTAGCACTACTAATTCAAGTTGTGGGCAAGCCGACGGAATGGCAACTTTACTTGCCGATGGTGGCACAGGCGGCTATACTTGGGCTTGGTTGCCCAACGTAGCCTCTGCCGAAACAGCTCAAAATTTACTTGCAGGGCTATATCAAATAACAGTTACCGACGCCGTTGGTTGCGCTGCGAACCTTAGCTTTGAAATTAAAGATGCCAATGCACCAACTTTAAGTATTATTCAAATTAATCCCGAAATTTGTAGCCAAAACAATGGCAGCATATTAGTTACAGCTACCGGTGGCGATGGCAATTATACGTTTACCTGGAGCCACGATGCAAGTTTAAATAGTCCGGAAGCCTTAGCTTTAACCTCCGGAAATTATAGTGTTACCGTTACCGATGGCATGGGCTGTAAAGCGGTTATTAATGCCGAAGTTCCATTCATCGAAGGACCATCTATTAGCGCAAACGCTACCAACGATTTTTGTAACCAAAACTTGGGTAGTATTACCAGTTTTCCTGCTGGTGGCGATGGCAATTATACGTTTACTTGGAGCCACGATGCAAATTTAAATAGTCCGGAAGCAATGGATTTAGCCTCCGGAAATTATAGTGTTACCGTTACCGATGGCAATGGCTGTACTTCGCTTGCAAATGCAACAGTTGATAATATACTTGGGCCAAATTTAAGTGTAATAGCTTCCAAAATGGCCACCTGCAACCAAGCAAATGGCACAGCGACTGTGTTAGCTACTGGTGGCGATGGCAATTATACATTTTCTTGGAGCCACGATGCAAGTTTAAATAGTCCGGAAGCATTGGGTTTGGCATCCGGAAATTATAGTGTTACCGTTACCGATGGCAATGGCTGCACCGCCGCTGTATCATTCGATATAAGTAATACCGACAGCCCTGTTTTATCGCTTGAGCAAACAACACCAACGCATTGCGCACAAGCCAATGGCATAGCCAGCGTAACAGCAACGGGCGGCGATGGCAATTATACATTTACCTGGAGCCACGATGCAAATTTAAATAATCCGGAAGCATTGGGTTTGGCATCCGGAAATTATGGTGTTACCGTTACCGACGGCATGGGCTGTACCGCTACTATTGACTTTGTTATTCCAGACCTGCCGGGTGTAGCTCTTGATAGTATAAGCGCAATGCCTACGCCCTGCGCAGAATCTTTGGGTAGTGCTACAGTAGTGGCAACGGGGGGGCAACTGCCATATAGTTTTGAATGGAACACAACACCGCCTCAAACAACGGCTACCGCTACTAATTTGCCACCTGGCAATTATGTTGTTACTGTTACGGATGCTTGGGGCTGTCAAATTACTGCTAACGTGATTGTCGAGGGTATATTGCCTGCGTTTACCTTAAATTGTAGTGAAGCAACGGGCCAAACCATAACCGTTGAATGGACAACGCCAACCGGTGTCTTATTTTACGAAGTTATTATAGATGCCAACTCGCCCCTCACCTTGCCCGCTAACACCAATAGTTATACCGTAACCGATTTGCTGCCTAATACTGCCGTAAGTGTTACTATAACTCCTGGGTTGCCGGCAGTTTGTGGCTTAGTAGAACCTTTAACGGTAATATGCACCACCCTTCCATGCGAGCCAATTGACCCTGTTATTACCGGTTTTGAGCCAAGTTATTGCCAAGCCGATACACCCGTACAGTTAATAGCAACCCCGCAAGGAGGTACGTTTAGTGGCAAGGGGGTTTCTGCGTCCGGATTATTTGACCCCAGTTTGGCTGGCGCAGGAACACACCAAATCATATATCAATACAGTAATGAGTTTGGCTGTCCTTATTCTACAGATATATTAATAACGGTTTACGAAATGCCTGTTGCTGCTTTTGCTAATACGCCCGTTATTTGCTTAGGCGATGCGCTTGTATTGGAATTTACCGGAATTGCCCCTGCTAATGCTGAGCTGCTTTGGCAAGTGGGTACCGCCACTTTTGAAGGCTTTGGGCCACATACAATTTATCCGGAAGAAACCGGGTGGTTGCCTGTTTTATTGACCATTAATGCCAATGGTTGTAGCAGTACGGCAAAAGAAGAGGTGGGAGTTTCGGCGGCGCACGTGCAAACAATTGACGACCAAACTGTTTGGTATGGCGAGTCGGTAGTGTTGGAAACAACGGGTAGTTCGGTGCTAAACGGCGAATTGACCTATTTGTGGGACGATGCCTATGAACCCCCAGCACACCCATTAGTTCCGTTGCCTACAAGTATTGCCGGCAGCAACGAGGTTAGCCCAACAGTTACGCCATCGGCAACAGGTTGGTATTATATTGCTTTACAAGATGAATATGGTTGTAAAGCAGCCGATACAGTAAAAATTACAGTTAAACATCCTAACAGTTTTGTGATACCTAACGCTTTTAGCCCAAATAATGATGGGGTGAACGATATTTTTAAAATAGATGGATTTAATATTGCCCAAATTGATTTAATGATTTACAACCGTTGGGGCGAACAGGTGTTTAAAGTAGAAAGCGTACCGCTAACTACCGGATGGAATGGCATATATAAGGAGCAAATTTGTGAGGTTGCCGTATTTGTTTACTATGCTGTGGTGTATTATTATGACGGATCGAAAGAGGTACAAAAAGGAAATGTTACCTTGCTGCGGTAA